From the Mobula birostris isolate sMobBir1 chromosome 22, sMobBir1.hap1, whole genome shotgun sequence genome, the window AGCAAATCAGCAACTATTTAATTAAGAAAATACATCTTCCTCTCACTTACCAGGCTGCCCAGCAAGTCACATCCAAAGGATAGATCAGAAGGGATTTCAAAGGGTTGGTTTAGCTCTCTGTTAGTTCCCTCATCTGTGACACGGTGTTCTGGCAATCCTTCGGtaccttcctcactctccacatCTGTCTCCGTGTACTCACTTTCTTCTGTGGAGTCTTGGTTGAGACCCTCACTTAATGAGCCAATTGTGGTCAAAGTTCCTTTTGGTGGCAATGTAGCCAGAAATGCAGGTAGTGTAAAAATAGACAGAAATCGGGCTTTCAGGAGCTGGTAAGCTGGGTTGTTCTGTAGCCGTTTGTTCACTAGTAGCCTGGCTGCTTCAAGGCGTTTTTTGGGATCAATTGATTCATCCGCATCAGCTGCCTCACAGGCAGGCAAGTTCTGCTCCAGGACCTTCTTGTGCAGCAGAAGGTTTGAGAAACCTCTCAGAGTTGAGGCAAATGGTGGCAGATAAGGTAGAGTGGTTTGTGTCCCTGGTACACGGACACCACCTTCACCGTTCAGCCACTGCTTTGTTATTGGATCTTTGTTGTCACACAGAAGTTTAAAGTCAATTGAGGTTTTGTCCGACTGCAACTGTGTAGCTGGCAGCTTGGTTCCCTCGGGGTGCGTCAAGGTGCTTGGCTGCGTACATGAAGACCCGATGCTTGGAGAATCCGCAGCCAGCCTTGAACATCCAGATCCCTGATCAAGCTGCGCGGTGGATGGAGGAGTGGGGATACTGGGATCAACACGGCCAACTGCTGATAAGGTTGCGGAATTGGCTGACATCAGAGACGGTGCCGAAGCTCCACAATTCACCGGTGCTGGTGTTTGTGTTGGTTGAACCTGCGTCGAACTGGCTGATGGTGGGATCACTGCCAGTGAAGGAGAGTTCAGTGGCCGGGCTGATGCTGGTGTTGCAATGGAGATGGTCTGCACCGGTGCAACACTGGGGCCGCCGTTCACTGACTGACTGGGGGCAGAGAGGGAGCTCAACGGCACTTGAGTTGCAGTGGCTGACGACATGCTTGAGCTTGCTCCACCCAGGGGCACGGTGGTAACAACTGTGGTACGGGCCTGGCTGACTACAGCAGGGGAATTCTGACTGGGTGGGCCCATGACTGTGCCTGGAGGGATATACAGCAAACCCTGGGGAGTGACCAGTGCCATGATGGGTACAGTGGAGTTGGGTAGCATTAGTGGAACCATTAGTGGGCTATTGATGACTGGCTGTGGCGCTGGTGCAATTGGCTGCAGCCGCCTACCCCTGTGTCCGGCTGCAGCAGGGTGAACAGAAGCAACATTTGATGCAGATGCTGTCCTGAGACTGTTCACTGGTTTGACTACAGCTGATGAACGTACCTGACTAGTGTGTGGTGATGGAGTCATGGCTGGCCCACCCTGTCCCTTGGGTGGCCCCGATGACAACTCCTGTGTACCTGACACTGGCTTATCAAGTACAACTTGCTTGACAGTGGACCCAGTTGCAGACCTTGTTTGGACCCTGGAGATCCCGGTTTGAATTGGTGGAAGGTTATTGGGTTGTTGAGTCAGTTGCGGCCCAGGACCGACGGGTGCCTTGCTTGAAGCTGCTGGTTGTGGCAGCAACGTCAGCTGTAGTGGCTGATGGATTATCAGTGGTCGTGGAATGACAATTGGCTTGGGTGTAGGGCGCGAGGCTTTCGCTGAAACCCCAGCTCTTCGCCTCTCACTGAGCAGCTGTTGGACAGTCTTCGGTTTCTCTCTCAGAGGTTCAGCACTCAGCTTAAACCGAGTCATTTCCATCGTCTGTCCATTGCCTACATCAATGGTTGTTC encodes:
- the snapc4 gene encoding snRNA-activating protein complex subunit 4 isoform X3; the protein is MTQRQLLGNRFDDHDWIKISNIDFDGSRKAEDIKNVWQNSEHPSINKEQWSGEETQQLIEIAEGCGCVDWEWIASELKTNRTAYMCLQKYQEYNKDLKKKEWTKEEDQMLTELVQKMRVGNFIPYTKIAYFMEGRNASQILFHWSKSLDPTLKRGPWSRAEDRLLLKAVAKYGSRDWFKIQEEIPGRVDSQCRDRYMNGLNRNVRKGKWTEEEENTFKSLLEKHGIGKWTKIAAELPGRTGTQCMSKWKVMTSVKKYVPQQGTRKRKRRRQRWDSSSEGSSEDSDEDDRILEELEQDEDDKQEEDEEEEQEVVQKVERKKLKVKQEKLTETIVLDVDRWIPVVENDQQTAEKSPNLQAENTAIGQPVNNWNTESQSCRGRPRSSKIWRIFSKPTSPIPSVGETSVRPAESESSELTVVPEPDPPPKIAPCLTASDAQQEPPQSQRDAKRARRRLAAAYLSEKNLDRSLLAEVSRWTMARPLVRRQIDVLREALEATGLNSTSVFVLLLQVFRIDKERCLEIIKDKTNKATESLPASKSEDKSRVGPYLNEVKGTTIDVGNGQTMEMTRFKLSAEPLREKPKTVQQLLSERRRAGVSAKASRPTPKPIVIPRPLIIHQPLQLTLLPQPAASSKAPVGPGPQLTQQPNNLPPIQTGISRVQTRSATGSTVKQVVLDKPVSGTQELSSGPPKGQGGPAMTPSPHTSQVRSSAVVKPVNSLRTASASNVASVHPAAAGHRGRRLQPIAPAPQPVINSPLMVPLMLPNSTVPIMALVTPQGLLYIPPGTVMGPPSQNSPAVVSQARTTVVTTVPLGGASSSMSSATATQVPLSSLSAPSQSVNGGPSVAPVQTISIATPASARPLNSPSLAVIPPSASSTQVQPTQTPAPVNCGASAPSLMSANSATLSAVGRVDPSIPTPPSTAQLDQGSGCSRLAADSPSIGSSCTQPSTLTHPEGTKLPATQLQSDKTSIDFKLLCDNKDPITKQWLNGEGGVRVPGTQTTLPYLPPFASTLRGFSNLLLHKKVLEQNLPACEAADADESIDPKKRLEAARLLVNKRLQNNPAYQLLKARFLSIFTLPAFLATLPPKGTLTTIGSLSEGLNQDSTEESEYTETDVESEEGTEGLPEHRVTDEGTNRELNQPFEIPSDLSFGCDLLGSLDTIVEDESNPGPSNAAEVSSTPEDEIQLPTRRSHRLRKNP